A portion of the Adhaeribacter radiodurans genome contains these proteins:
- the dinB gene encoding DNA polymerase IV, which produces MSSAIRKIIHIDMDAFYASVEQRDHPELRGKPVAVGGSRARGVVAAASYEARKFGVHSALASRIAAQKCPQLVFVKPRFEVYSAISRQIREIFYRYTDLVEPLSLDEAYLDVTENKIGMPSASIIAKEIKASILAETGLTASAGVSFNKFLAKIASDMNKPDGFTLVTPDKAEALVASLTINKFHGIGKVTAAKMQQLGITTGADLRERSEEELVRHFGKTGHYYYRIARVQDDRPVQPHRIRKSIGSERTFDVDLIEEEDLLERLHFLAQEVAQDMARLQTSAKTITLKLKYFDFTLQTRSKTLLSYLNSTDAIFTIARELLRTPTLPLFPVRLLGISVSNLLYPHDQPASYQLTFDF; this is translated from the coding sequence TTGAGTTCTGCCATCCGGAAGATTATTCATATTGATATGGATGCCTTTTATGCGTCGGTGGAGCAGCGCGACCATCCGGAACTACGCGGAAAACCAGTTGCCGTTGGAGGCTCCCGAGCGCGCGGAGTGGTAGCCGCAGCCAGTTATGAAGCCCGCAAATTTGGCGTTCATTCGGCCTTAGCCTCGCGCATAGCTGCCCAAAAGTGCCCGCAATTAGTTTTCGTAAAACCCCGGTTTGAAGTATACAGCGCCATCTCCCGCCAAATTCGCGAAATATTTTACCGGTATACTGATCTGGTAGAACCCCTTTCTTTAGACGAAGCTTACCTCGATGTAACTGAAAATAAAATTGGTATGCCTTCAGCTAGTATAATTGCGAAAGAGATAAAAGCGAGCATTCTGGCCGAAACTGGTCTAACTGCATCCGCCGGAGTATCTTTTAATAAATTTCTAGCTAAAATTGCCTCCGACATGAACAAACCCGATGGTTTTACCCTTGTTACACCGGATAAAGCAGAGGCCTTAGTAGCCAGTTTAACTATTAATAAGTTTCATGGCATAGGCAAAGTAACCGCAGCAAAAATGCAGCAACTAGGCATTACTACTGGCGCCGATTTACGGGAACGTTCCGAAGAAGAATTGGTGCGGCATTTTGGCAAAACCGGGCATTACTATTACCGCATTGCCCGCGTGCAAGACGACCGTCCGGTGCAGCCGCATCGCATTCGTAAATCCATTGGGTCTGAACGCACTTTTGACGTAGATTTAATTGAAGAAGAAGACTTACTGGAGCGTTTGCATTTTCTGGCGCAAGAAGTAGCCCAGGACATGGCCCGTCTGCAAACTTCGGCCAAAACCATTACCTTAAAGTTGAAGTATTTTGACTTTACCCTCCAGACCCGCAGCAAAACTTTACTCAGCTACCTAAACTCTACCGATGCTATTTTTACCATTGCCCGCGAACTACTGCGTACTCCAACTCTACCCCTGTTCCCCGTGCGTTTATTAGGTATCTCGGTTTCTAATTTACTTTATCCGCACGACCAGCCGGCTTCTTACCAGCTTACCTTTGATTTTTAG
- a CDS encoding PorV/PorQ family protein, which translates to MVVFTRFLIYTFFLFTTLTSLAAHEPFPIGARAAGLAGAAVTLSDVWSIRNNVAGIASLKKPEIGIFAENRFNVAAFTTVGLQFVCPVNKKGGFGIDLSRFGDQWYNEQRLGIGFGHRLGNVNIGVKADILQTHIEEVGSKRAVAISLGGQSEVIPHLIFAASIFNINQAKLAAYTDERLPTVMRAGLSYQPISSVLLVTEAEKHLEYPVNVKVGLEYKLIAKLNLRAGISTATEQFSFGTGFQAKQLQFDYAYGRQSILGNLHQLAIAYKWN; encoded by the coding sequence ATGGTTGTTTTTACTCGTTTTCTAATTTATACATTTTTTCTTTTTACTACCCTTACCAGCTTAGCCGCACACGAGCCTTTTCCCATAGGTGCCCGGGCGGCAGGTTTAGCTGGTGCGGCGGTTACTTTATCTGATGTTTGGTCTATCCGGAATAACGTAGCAGGAATAGCATCTTTAAAAAAGCCCGAAATAGGAATTTTTGCGGAGAACCGGTTTAATGTAGCCGCTTTTACCACTGTTGGTTTGCAGTTTGTCTGCCCGGTTAATAAAAAGGGTGGTTTTGGGATAGACTTATCTCGTTTTGGTGATCAGTGGTACAATGAGCAACGTTTAGGTATTGGTTTCGGACATCGGTTAGGTAATGTAAACATTGGTGTAAAAGCAGATATACTTCAGACTCACATAGAAGAAGTGGGAAGTAAGCGAGCAGTGGCTATTTCTCTGGGTGGTCAATCCGAGGTAATTCCCCACTTAATTTTTGCGGCCTCAATTTTCAATATTAATCAAGCGAAACTCGCAGCCTATACAGATGAGCGCTTACCAACGGTTATGCGGGCCGGCTTATCCTACCAGCCTATTTCTTCGGTGCTTTTAGTAACAGAAGCCGAAAAGCATTTAGAGTATCCGGTTAATGTGAAAGTAGGACTGGAATATAAATTAATTGCTAAACTTAACTTACGGGCCGGAATAAGTACTGCCACCGAACAATTTTCCTTTGGAACGGGCTTTCAGGCGAAGCAGCTACAATTCGATTATGCTTACGGCCGACAGAGCATCTTAGGTAACCTGCACCAATTAGCTATTGCGTATAAATGGAATTAG
- a CDS encoding pirin family protein: protein MRTIKKIHKAISAPIHDLITFRALPTSQIDYLDPFLFLNHHGPQVYPPFNRGLPFGPHPHRGFETLTFVLDGDLVHRDTGSGESVIRAGGIQWMTAGRGLIHAEVSSEEFKEHGGNVEVIQLWFNLPAKLKMTAPHYVGLQQAEIPAITLDEGKVTIHAVSGEWAGTKGSVPSLTDIQIARLELQVGGTYTAQIAASRNILCYVVRGIVNINGQSATTHNLIQFNNDGKEIQLEATENTTLILGHGEPYNEPVVAQGPFVMNTQAEIMQAMRDYQMGKMGVWAE from the coding sequence ATGCGAACCATCAAAAAAATACATAAAGCTATTTCTGCTCCTATTCACGATTTAATTACTTTTCGGGCTTTACCTACCAGCCAAATTGATTACCTGGATCCTTTTTTATTTTTAAATCATCACGGGCCGCAGGTATATCCGCCTTTTAACCGGGGGCTTCCTTTTGGGCCACATCCGCATCGTGGTTTCGAAACCCTTACTTTTGTTCTGGACGGTGATTTGGTGCACCGCGATACGGGTAGCGGTGAAAGTGTAATTCGGGCGGGCGGCATCCAGTGGATGACGGCGGGCCGAGGGCTAATTCACGCGGAAGTTTCGTCGGAAGAGTTTAAAGAACACGGAGGCAACGTAGAAGTTATTCAGCTTTGGTTTAATTTGCCAGCCAAACTTAAAATGACCGCTCCGCATTACGTTGGTTTGCAGCAGGCAGAAATTCCAGCTATAACATTGGATGAAGGTAAAGTTACTATTCACGCTGTTTCCGGAGAATGGGCCGGTACCAAAGGATCTGTGCCCTCGCTTACAGATATTCAAATTGCCCGTTTAGAACTCCAGGTTGGGGGAACTTATACAGCACAAATTGCAGCAAGCCGGAATATTTTATGCTACGTGGTACGCGGTATAGTTAACATAAATGGCCAAAGTGCTACTACGCATAACTTAATACAATTTAACAACGATGGCAAAGAAATTCAACTGGAAGCTACCGAAAACACTACCCTTATTCTAGGCCACGGCGAACCTTACAATGAACCGGTTGTTGCCCAAGGACCATTCGTGATGAATACCCAAGCTGAAATTATGCAAGCCATGCGCGATTACCAAATGGGAAAAATGGGGGTTTGGGCAGAATAG
- a CDS encoding SHOCT domain-containing protein, giving the protein MDNENSTIRSLNELKTLYDSGAITAEEYDALKKRIIFGSSTPEEPKPIPEPAPIMSSSPEAVNPIETRIIYPTGPATPEPPIAEPPVVEQNFYNEEESPMGVRPAPKKDWLLISLAVLGALLLLGLLAYQFFNKPQSERLTSKSGPDTEEIIPDASQEESPGDSTEILSNRSDRIPVAGSDSTTTTSSASTPETTSETITTPDETVNTATAGLLTDKTEVIRKAQEKLNAYYADIQEAPFEAANYFAPQVERYYTLSNTTPAAINVNINTYHFPEFLNGQSSIQAGSMEVVSMGNNSYELTYLENGSAFRKSKNQKQETKAAVRVRFNPDFKITYFRQEQLLENRFITE; this is encoded by the coding sequence ATGGATAACGAAAATTCCACAATTCGGTCGCTGAACGAACTTAAAACATTATACGATTCGGGCGCAATTACTGCGGAAGAATACGACGCACTTAAAAAACGCATTATTTTTGGATCTTCCACTCCCGAAGAACCCAAACCTATCCCCGAACCAGCGCCAATTATGTCTTCTTCGCCAGAAGCGGTTAATCCTATTGAAACCAGAATAATATATCCTACCGGACCCGCAACTCCTGAGCCACCTATAGCGGAGCCACCGGTGGTTGAGCAAAATTTTTATAATGAAGAAGAATCGCCGATGGGAGTAAGACCTGCTCCCAAAAAAGATTGGCTGTTAATTTCTCTAGCTGTGTTGGGCGCTTTGTTATTATTGGGTTTGCTGGCCTATCAGTTTTTTAACAAGCCTCAATCCGAACGTTTAACCAGTAAATCGGGCCCAGATACCGAAGAAATAATACCTGATGCTTCGCAAGAAGAATCACCAGGCGATTCAACCGAAATTCTTTCCAACCGCTCCGATCGAATTCCAGTAGCGGGTTCTGATAGTACAACTACAACTTCCTCTGCTTCTACACCGGAAACAACTAGCGAAACAATTACCACTCCTGACGAAACAGTTAATACAGCAACCGCCGGGTTACTCACCGATAAAACTGAAGTTATCCGGAAAGCACAGGAGAAATTAAACGCTTATTACGCTGATATTCAGGAGGCACCTTTTGAAGCAGCTAATTACTTTGCTCCCCAGGTAGAACGGTATTATACCTTATCGAACACCACGCCGGCAGCTATCAACGTAAATATTAATACTTACCACTTCCCGGAGTTTTTAAATGGGCAAAGCAGTATTCAGGCAGGTTCTATGGAAGTAGTAAGTATGGGTAACAACAGCTACGAACTAACTTATCTGGAAAACGGTTCGGCGTTTCGTAAATCTAAAAATCAAAAGCAGGAAACTAAGGCCGCCGTCCGCGTCCGCTTTAACCCGGACTTTAAAATTACTTACTTCCGCCAGGAACAATTGTTAGAGAATCGATTTATAACGGAGTAG
- a CDS encoding MutS-related protein, producing MIQPSPPEIFRNLAEENTLQELNYKKKCSQVGWLRLAIFVAGVSSVVYFFRQDLNSAAWVGLFLFYIVFIVIMRWHQRLRYKQYHHAFLKRINSEELDRLQGKLTSFDTGERYANPQHLYTSDLDIFGKHSLFQLLNRAVTAIGKDKLASWLQTPAKTTVIRERQEAVAELAPQLAWRQELQAKAMHYKQERQDSSPFFEWLHAPDFYKNKLWLKILIFVLPVFTLGAILAWWLDAIPTYSPVVGLMICQYVLNVRYAVFREQYYEKSSGMYEILKSYTALLTHIEAHSFKAKKLLELQQQLHIKQKTASNYLNELASIIEYISARLNVYMNLLLNSTLMWDYFWMYRLENWKKNMATNLDPVLQVVAETETLTSLAAFQYANPSYTHPVLSEQLFEVQAEALGHPLIFVTNRITNSFAMTGAGQTLIITGSNMSGKSTFLRTVAINLVLAFAGSAVCARRLRAYPAQVYTAMRTEDNLAESTSSFYAELKRLKMLIDLSVTGTPVYYFLDEILKGTNSHDRHLGAQALIRQLHQQNASGLVSTHDLELGNMEEENPDYIQNYSFNSTIEDDKILFDYKLHPGVCNSFNASKLMQQMGIHME from the coding sequence ATGATACAACCATCACCCCCCGAAATTTTTAGAAATTTAGCCGAAGAAAATACTCTACAAGAACTAAATTATAAAAAAAAGTGCAGCCAGGTTGGCTGGTTACGCCTGGCAATTTTTGTTGCCGGAGTAAGCAGTGTGGTTTATTTTTTCCGGCAAGATTTAAATTCCGCCGCCTGGGTTGGGTTGTTTTTATTTTACATTGTATTTATTGTTATAATGCGTTGGCACCAGCGCTTACGGTATAAACAATACCATCATGCCTTTTTAAAACGCATTAACAGCGAAGAGTTAGATCGTTTGCAGGGCAAATTAACTTCTTTTGATACCGGCGAACGCTACGCTAATCCACAGCATTTATATACTTCCGACCTGGATATTTTTGGAAAACATTCTTTGTTTCAATTACTAAATCGGGCCGTTACTGCTATCGGGAAAGATAAGCTGGCAAGCTGGCTGCAAACACCAGCTAAAACTACCGTAATCCGAGAACGGCAAGAAGCAGTGGCCGAGTTAGCTCCCCAACTAGCGTGGCGACAAGAACTACAAGCCAAAGCCATGCACTATAAACAAGAAAGGCAAGATTCTTCGCCGTTCTTCGAGTGGCTGCACGCACCCGATTTTTATAAAAATAAACTCTGGCTGAAAATTTTAATTTTTGTTTTACCGGTATTTACCCTAGGAGCTATTCTAGCGTGGTGGCTGGATGCAATACCTACTTATTCGCCGGTGGTTGGCTTAATGATATGCCAGTATGTGTTAAACGTACGTTACGCCGTTTTCCGGGAGCAATACTACGAGAAAAGCAGCGGCATGTACGAAATACTTAAAAGTTATACGGCATTGCTTACGCACATCGAAGCACATTCTTTTAAAGCCAAAAAATTGCTGGAACTGCAACAACAACTACATATTAAACAGAAAACTGCATCTAATTATTTAAACGAACTCGCCTCTATTATTGAATACATATCGGCCCGCCTAAATGTGTACATGAATTTATTGTTGAACAGTACTTTAATGTGGGATTACTTCTGGATGTACCGGCTCGAGAATTGGAAAAAGAACATGGCTACCAACCTTGATCCCGTTTTACAAGTGGTGGCCGAAACGGAAACCCTTACGAGTTTAGCCGCTTTTCAATATGCAAATCCTTCGTATACGCATCCTGTTTTAAGTGAGCAATTATTTGAGGTACAAGCCGAGGCCTTGGGTCACCCGCTTATTTTTGTAACTAACCGGATTACCAATAGTTTTGCGATGACGGGTGCAGGGCAAACGCTAATTATTACAGGTTCTAACATGTCGGGTAAAAGTACTTTCCTGCGCACGGTTGCGATTAACCTGGTACTAGCCTTTGCCGGATCGGCCGTTTGTGCCCGGCGGTTACGGGCGTACCCGGCGCAGGTGTATACCGCTATGCGCACCGAAGATAACCTGGCTGAAAGCACTTCGTCGTTTTACGCTGAACTGAAACGGTTGAAAATGCTGATTGATTTAAGTGTTACCGGCACCCCGGTTTACTATTTTCTGGATGAAATTCTAAAAGGAACCAACTCTCACGACCGGCACCTGGGAGCGCAAGCACTTATCCGGCAATTGCACCAACAAAATGCCTCGGGTTTGGTTTCGACCCACGATTTAGAATTAGGAAATATGGAAGAGGAAAACCCTGACTACATTCAAAATTATTCGTTTAACAGTACCATTGAAGACGATAAAATTCTGTTCGATTATAAGTTGCATCCTGGGGTGTGTAATAGCTTTAATGCCAGTAAGCTGATGCAGCAAATGGGCATTCATATGGAGTAA
- a CDS encoding ankyrin repeat domain-containing protein: MSTQTEILEAVKNGDIAKVQSLLKADPDLIYAKTDNQIPLVLLATYQRNPRLLEVILSNSNYELDIFEAAALGVNERVQELLNNQADLINSTSPDGFSPLGLASFFGHADTVKLLIEKGANVNQASKNDWQVQPLHSAVAARSLEIVTYLLENGAEVNTQQQHGFTPLHAAAQNGDADMIKLLLEHKADINATTSSGETAMDIALKCKHTEAAHMFVAG; encoded by the coding sequence ATGTCTACCCAAACTGAAATACTGGAAGCCGTAAAGAACGGGGATATTGCCAAAGTACAATCATTGCTAAAGGCCGATCCGGATTTAATTTATGCTAAAACCGATAATCAGATACCTTTAGTATTATTAGCTACGTACCAGCGCAATCCACGTTTGTTGGAAGTTATATTAAGCAATTCTAACTACGAACTTGATATTTTTGAAGCGGCTGCTTTAGGGGTAAACGAACGTGTTCAAGAATTACTTAATAACCAAGCTGATTTAATAAATTCTACTTCGCCGGACGGATTTAGTCCTTTAGGTTTAGCTAGTTTTTTTGGTCATGCCGATACGGTAAAATTATTAATAGAAAAAGGGGCCAACGTTAATCAAGCATCTAAAAACGACTGGCAAGTACAACCATTGCATTCGGCAGTGGCGGCCCGCAGTCTGGAAATAGTAACTTATTTATTGGAAAATGGCGCTGAGGTAAACACCCAACAGCAACACGGTTTTACTCCCTTGCATGCCGCTGCTCAAAACGGCGATGCCGATATGATTAAGCTTTTACTGGAACATAAAGCAGATATTAACGCCACTACGAGTAGCGGAGAAACTGCTATGGATATTGCCCTTAAATGCAAACACACGGAAGCCGCTCATATGTTTGTGGCCGGTTAG
- the yidD gene encoding membrane protein insertion efficiency factor YidD: MKILQYLLLAFVWVYQKILSPLKPPSCRFTPTCSEYAAQALRKHGPLRGTRLAIKRLAKCHPWGSSGYDPVP, encoded by the coding sequence ATGAAAATTTTACAATATCTATTACTAGCTTTCGTTTGGGTTTACCAAAAAATACTATCTCCTTTAAAACCGCCTAGTTGTCGCTTTACTCCAACCTGCTCCGAATACGCGGCTCAGGCCTTACGCAAGCATGGCCCATTACGAGGTACCCGGCTTGCTATTAAAAGATTAGCCAAATGCCATCCTTGGGGTAGCAGTGGTTATGACCCTGTTCCTTAA
- a CDS encoding ComEA family DNA-binding protein: protein MELGNKKWLASVLFTFLVVKSFVTSAQNVARPALNLELFAQELIAQPDNSDLMYEDIYENLLQYYQQPINLNQTTREELESLFILSPAQVNSFFEYRRQNSPLVNLYELQAIPGFDVPTIYKLLPFVDVPDGSLLTQLKPLWLRMRQEQNQYFLVRYDRTMQQKKGYSFADTSSTGRVASRYSGSPDKYLIRYRNSHARDYSVGFTAEKDAGEKLIWDPNTQRYGLDFYSAHVQLYNQGKFKALALGDYQLQFGQGLLLAGGFSVGKGAETITTLRRSNLGIRPYTSVLEAAFFRGAAFTYTWQQWELTTFYSNKKVDGNVQSALDTLEADFGTEESSFSSIQATGFHRTLTEISSKHQVKEQVIGSNLLFRAPNQPFTMGITALRTVYNVAIQPMSRAYNQFEFAGQQLTNLGTHYSYNWQNLNFFGETAYSSSGGWGTVNGLLASLSARLEASVLYRNYSRQFHSLHGNAFGESTRNNNEQGWYFGLKVKPTTPWEITAYYDAFVFPWLKYRVNAPSNGNESLVRLQYRPTKTTLLYVQFRSETKGRNVSLLNQQIDFVSQATRKNYLLYLDYTPSPKINLRSRIQHSTFTLAGKTTQGYFMAQDVSFNLKRWQLSTRYGLFDTDDYDNRQYTIERDVLYAFSVPALSGVGAHYYLVAQFKANSNLDFWVKYSNTNYRHQATIGSGLEEMKGHIREDIRVQVRYGFN from the coding sequence ATGGAATTAGGCAATAAAAAGTGGCTGGCCTCAGTGCTATTTACTTTTCTGGTAGTTAAAAGTTTTGTTACCTCTGCTCAAAATGTGGCTCGCCCCGCCCTGAACTTAGAATTATTTGCTCAGGAACTAATAGCGCAGCCCGATAATTCAGATCTGATGTACGAAGATATTTACGAAAATCTTTTACAATACTATCAGCAGCCCATTAACCTTAATCAAACTACCCGCGAAGAACTGGAATCGCTGTTTATTTTGTCGCCGGCACAGGTAAATAGCTTCTTTGAATATAGGAGACAAAATAGCCCTTTAGTAAATCTTTACGAACTACAAGCCATCCCTGGGTTCGATGTGCCTACTATTTATAAGCTCTTGCCCTTTGTAGACGTTCCGGATGGTAGCCTGTTAACCCAATTAAAGCCACTCTGGTTGCGAATGCGCCAGGAACAAAACCAATACTTCCTGGTTCGTTACGATCGTACGATGCAGCAGAAAAAAGGCTATTCGTTTGCAGATACCAGCAGTACCGGTAGAGTTGCCTCGCGTTATTCAGGATCGCCGGATAAATATTTAATCCGGTACCGTAACAGTCATGCCCGGGATTATAGCGTAGGCTTTACCGCGGAAAAAGATGCCGGTGAGAAACTTATCTGGGACCCGAATACCCAACGCTATGGTTTGGATTTTTACTCGGCGCATGTGCAGTTATACAATCAAGGTAAGTTTAAAGCTTTGGCATTGGGCGATTATCAGCTTCAGTTTGGCCAGGGACTTTTACTGGCTGGTGGCTTTAGTGTAGGAAAAGGTGCCGAAACCATTACTACGTTACGCCGAAGTAATTTGGGTATCCGGCCTTACACATCTGTTTTAGAAGCAGCATTTTTCCGGGGCGCCGCTTTTACTTATACCTGGCAGCAATGGGAACTAACAACATTTTATTCAAATAAAAAAGTAGATGGCAATGTACAAAGTGCATTAGACACACTTGAAGCAGACTTCGGAACAGAAGAAAGTTCTTTTTCATCTATTCAGGCTACGGGTTTCCACCGAACGCTTACAGAAATTTCTTCGAAACATCAGGTAAAAGAGCAAGTAATAGGGAGTAATCTTTTGTTCCGGGCACCAAATCAGCCATTTACAATGGGCATAACGGCTTTACGCACTGTTTACAATGTGGCCATACAACCAATGTCCCGGGCTTATAATCAGTTTGAGTTTGCCGGACAACAACTTACCAATTTGGGTACTCATTATTCTTATAATTGGCAAAACTTAAATTTCTTTGGCGAAACAGCTTACTCGTCTTCTGGTGGTTGGGGAACCGTTAATGGCCTTTTAGCAAGTTTATCGGCTCGTCTGGAAGCCTCGGTGCTATACCGAAATTATAGCCGGCAGTTTCATTCCTTGCACGGAAATGCTTTTGGCGAAAGTACCCGGAATAATAATGAACAAGGATGGTATTTCGGCTTAAAAGTAAAACCAACAACTCCGTGGGAAATTACTGCTTATTACGATGCCTTTGTTTTTCCGTGGCTTAAATATCGGGTAAATGCTCCTTCAAACGGAAATGAAAGTTTAGTAAGACTACAGTACCGACCAACTAAAACGACTTTGTTGTATGTTCAATTCCGGTCGGAAACCAAAGGCCGTAATGTTTCTTTACTTAACCAACAAATAGATTTTGTAAGCCAGGCTACCCGGAAAAATTATTTACTTTATCTGGATTATACTCCCAGCCCGAAAATCAATTTACGCTCCCGGATTCAGCATAGTACTTTTACATTAGCAGGTAAAACTACTCAAGGGTATTTTATGGCTCAGGATGTTAGTTTTAATCTAAAAAGATGGCAATTGAGTACCCGTTACGGTTTATTTGACACCGATGATTATGATAACCGGCAATATACCATTGAACGGGATGTATTATATGCCTTTTCGGTGCCAGCTCTAAGTGGGGTAGGAGCACATTATTATTTGGTAGCACAGTTTAAAGCTAATTCAAACCTCGATTTCTGGGTAAAATATTCTAACACGAATTACCGTCACCAGGCAACGATTGGATCTGGTTTAGAAGAAATGAAAGGCCATATTAGAGAAGACATTCGGGTACAGGTCCGTTATGGCTTTAATTAA